The Gopherus evgoodei ecotype Sinaloan lineage chromosome 11, rGopEvg1_v1.p, whole genome shotgun sequence nucleotide sequence GTAACTGAGTGAAGAGAGGCCATGCTACCTGGTGAACAAACATAATGcactttgccaaaaaaaaaacacgtaGACTTTACTCCTGGACAATATGCAGAGTACATTGAGGACATGGCTAAGTGGGATCCTTGTGGGTGAAGACTACTCTTGCTGTATCCTTCCAtgggaattattttaaatatctgaCTCTTGGTTCAATCTGGTTAATTTCAAAAGCAAAAAATTTGCTCTTCAGAAGCTCTTTCTGTGAGTTTCAGGGATAAGTCATTTCTGGCAGGGATGATTTGCCAGGACCCAGAGCTTTGAGCTCCCTTGGAGCCAGGGGAAATCAGCCCAACTTACCTTTCATTGAGGTGGCTGAAATGTCATTAGGGGCTCCTCTTGCACACCACTGAATGTGTCTCTTTTTACAGGGTCAAAGATGGAAAAGGTGCAGTCCTATTTAACGTTGGATGAAGATGACTTGCTCTCTGACCTCAGCAGTGGGGACCTGGAGGTAAACTTTTGTGCATGATGGGATGTATTTCATTATGGtctctgtggggggggaggggctttcattaaaaatctatttttagtgATTTAAACAGGCTCTTGACTGTTGAAATAGCATCAGGCTGATGAGTATGCTTAAAAACTAGCATCACCCCAGCTTGCCTGTTGGCCATGTTGGTGTAACCTGGGTTTGCTTAGTGATCTTATGATTCCTTGCTTGCAGGTGTGTGCAGCCTCCAATAGACAGACATCTCCTGGTCTAATGACAGTTAATGTTATCACAAAAATATTCATTGAAATAAAACATCACAGGACTAATGAGGATGTAACCCACCACACCCATTCAGTgaggtgctctgtccccctctggtGATGGCTGGGTCGCATGTAGAGGTTGATGAGCCTGCAATAGCTTTGCCTAACAGAGCTGGCTTTTCTATTTCAGACACTAGAGGCTTTCAGAAACCAAGTTGGAAGGTTCAATCCCTGCTGCTGACAACCCACCCAGTGTTacatctgttgtaaaaataaatctTCTCATCTCACCATAGTGTCTGGCTTCTTTTGTGTTTACTTGAATACTTTCCCCTATTTTGCCTTTCCAGATGTTGCTATCATTCCTGGTGGGTAAGGTACATGAAATCGAAGTGAGAGTGAGCACAGAGAAGGATGAGATTATGAGACTTGAGACAGAAATAGCACAATAGTACGTCTCCTAATAAATCTTTTAATATTACTAATTAATTAGCATCATGTTTAGCTTTGTTTTAATCACGACTACATTTTAATAGTACTTGCAGACAGCACTATTAAGTCAGAAACCTGTGTATGTGGATTTAATGTCAATGCGATATCACAAGGTCTTTGGCAggaaaatttctgtaaattaaTGTGAAAGGGCTTTTTACAGACAACTCAGTAGCTGAATTTTGATGCTGGTCTGTTATATAAAGCACTTCTATTGTATATAACTAACACAAATTGTAGTCACTAGAACAGTGACTGGGAAGAGAAATAATGCTTTGTGCTCTGATTTTGTAGTGTTGCAGAAAGAGACAACTGTCTGTCACTGGCAGCACAGATTGTGCATTTGCATCCAGTATTGGAAGAGGAATTTAAGACTCAAGAACAACTTCAAGCTGTTGCATCTGAGCTGAAAAGGCTGAAAAAGGACATTGCTCAAGATACCAGGTATAGATCCTTCCAATTAGAGCAGAGAATGTTTGAGAAAAATATATGGCTTGCAATGTACTTCTAATTATGATCTTGGGGTAATTAGCAGGGTGCTACCATGGCCTCTTCAAATAAACTGATTAAACAGGCACATGTACCACAAGAGAACTATATTATTGGTACAGAGACTGTACATACACTGTATGCTTAAGATTGTTCAATGTGAAATCAAATAATAGCATTTGAGCAGTTAGTTTCCTGGGAATAATCAGAGGGGTAGGCTGGTTGGTGAACTGCCAGGAGCCCAAGGGCTGCCCCTTATGTACCTGATTGATTCAATTGTGGAATGCGGTTGAAGCTGCAGGTATGTGATGTTCTCTCTGCTTGGGTAGAGGGTGGACTCTGTGGGGCCTATTGCTTGTTCTTCTGCATTAAATACCAGCTGTCCTTTGGTCTGGTCTAGGAGACTGCTGAGAGGTTTGATTCCTTTGGCTAGGTGTGTCTTTCACTTTCACAGggcgggagggatagctcagtggtttgagcactggcctgctaaacccagggttgtgagttcaatccttgagggggccactttgggatctggggcaaaaattggtcctgctagtgaaggcagggggctggactcgatgacctttcaaagccccttccagttctaagagattggtatatctctaaTTATTATTATGTTATTATCCACAGTATAAAAAAAGCAAGCCCACATGGGTTAGCATAAGCAAATGGCTACTGATGATGCAATGTCCCTTAAAAATCTTCCATTCTTCAACAGTTTTGAAGCTTGATGTGTGGCAACAATCAGATTCACTTAGACCTCAGTGATTCTTTGTAGATTCATGTATCAAAATACTACAGCGATGGGAATGTTAGAAATGTCTGAGACAGAACACGGATGTGCTATTCCACTTGCAGCAATGGTAACAAACTTTCATCTAAGACCAGGCGATCCCTCCCCTTTACTCTCCCTCACATGCAGAGGCAGTCTGCCAGCTTGGTTGATTGCCTTTTCAAATAAGGGAGCTTGTACAGTATATTCTGGAGGCAACATTTTTGGCTCCCTATATTACTTTTAGAAGATGCTATGTTTGATCCTTGTTTCCTAGTGTATCAGCTTTGTCCTGCTCACAAAGTGGCAGGAAAGCTGTCCTAAAGAGTCAGTTAAGGGTTCCCCCCAGTGTAGGGGAATCTTCCAATGGCATAAAGCAAGTGCCAGCTGGCTGTGCACAACCCActtctctcccaccctcccccaacACGTGAAGGAGGTATGTCAGGGTGCAGAGATGTGGGCTGAGGGCATGGTAGCTGGTGGGAGAGCTAGGTCTGGAGCACAGGTTTCTCTGCACAGTGGTCCCTAAGAGATCTCTACTGCCAGTGTGATTTTGAGCAGGCTCTAAGGTATGCTGGGGGCTGTTTTGTATACCCATGATTTGGGAGATGGAAAGATGGTTTAGTGCAACCTTGCCATCTTCTCTCCCCAACTGTGCCAGGCATAAGCTCGGTTCAGCTGAGGGTTCAACCCGttagctcaggggtcagcaacctttcagaagtggtgtgtcaagtcttcatttattcgcctaatttaaggtttcgcctgccagtaatacattttaacgtttttagaaggtctctttatgtctataatatataactaaactattgttgtatgtaaagtaaataaggttttaaaaatgtttaagaagcttcatttaaaattaaattaaaatgcagagcccctcagactggtggccaggatccggacagtgtgagtgccactcaaaatcagctcacgtgccgccttcggtacGCGTGCTATAGGTTACCTACCTCTGCGTTAAGTTAATACTTCTTAGCTCTCTTCTCCAATCAGGTGTCAAAGCTAACCTGTAACCTACTGtcttctgaaaagtgactattcAAAAGCCACATTCCCGTTGCTCATGTCCTCTCTTCGCATGTTTACAGAATTGTCTTTCCTCCGATGAGTGACAAAAATAAGTCTTAACTCCTCTTGGTTTTGCCAAGCCAGCACACTTAGGAGAGGGGGAGCTGGATTCTTCCATCTTATTCATCATCAGAATTGTTTACAAAGTTGCACTTATTTACCCCTGAGCAGCCCCACTGAATGCAGTGGGTGGCATAGGTGTCACCGATGGCCTAGTTTGGCCTATAGAAACTCTTTTACCAGACATGATGTTTGGAGTGGAAAGACCTCAACCACTCCCCTCACAACCACCCAACCATGACTGTCAGAGCCCAGACTGAGTATGTTGggctgacaggaaaaaaaaatcctttagctTATAAACTGAGTGCATTTGATCTGCTGTCCGTTAGAAACAATACACACAGAGCCCCACAGTGCCATTTTTGCAGTCATATTTTAGAGTAAAATTGCACATTCAGATGACTTCAGTGATAGACATTCCTAGGGTGGTGTATGGCACTCTGTGCTTTTAATGTAATGTGTCTATATACAAAACCCCCAAATGTCCAGCATGATGTTGTTCACATGAAAATGTGATTGTACTTCTATTGTAAGCTCTGTGAGGCTGGGACTGGctttttgtggtgtgtgtgtgtgtgtctccagtGAGTAGGTCTGACCCTGATCTTGACTGGCCTTGTAGGCgctgctgcaatataaataatctgTCTGTGATACTTATCTGCTCCCACTGCCTTTAGTGTAGTATCTGAACATTTCTCTTTACTGTATTTGTCCTCACAACCTCCCTTTGAAGTGCTGTCAACCTATGTTACAGATggagggaggaaactgaggcacagagagactaagtgacttgcctaaggtcacatagGGAGTTTGGCGAAATAGGAATTGACCATGGTacttctgagtcccaggctagcaccctaaccactggaccatccttcctctttgaGTATGGAAGTCCTCTTAATTTTCCCTTGCTGCCTTAACTGCGCTACATCTGACTCACAAAGGCGATGGCAAGCCTTCCTGGAGTGCATTAGAAAAACATAGCTGTATGTGAAATGATCCTTTTAAAAGCTGCCACCAACCCATGGAATTGCCCTCCAGATGAGTGACACCTGCGCAGTCCCGCGTATCTCAGAACCCATTCCTAGGACAGGACCATTAGTCAACTTCTCCCACAAATACCtcagtgctttctcccatgctgtccctTGCATACCCCCAAAAAATTCTTAAGGTCACTCTCTTAGAAACTCATGTCTGCTGTGATGCCTGTAGAATGTTGCCAGTTGGTAACAGCAAGATGTGGCAAACTGTGTTGTGTACACAACTAGTTTGAATGTAAGCCAGCGTATTGTtcttgtagcacctaggagccccaggcatgaaccaggaccccattgtgctaggtgctgtacaaacacagcacaaaaagaTTGTTGCCGCTCCACCATTGCTACCTGTTAGTTTCATTCATCTGTTGCATCTCATCATTAATCAAGCCGCTCTTCAATCAGGAATTGTCATTTTCCTatttgtttgtacagcccctagcacgaTGGGGCTCTGAGCCCTGACTGGAGACTCCAAGGATGCTACTGGAATGAAAATAACTTCTTCTGAAATATCTCCTCTCACCTATAGGAGGCTCCTATAGGTAAGGGTGAGACGTACTGGCTCTATCATGGCTGCAGAGAGGATGTCAGTCTTTAGCTAGTTAATGTTTGTAGAGAGCTTTGAAGTGGGAAGTGCTATATAAGTGCTGCATGTTGTCGATATTCAGTGTGTAGGGGCGGTCTTCCATCACTTCTCACAAGCATTAaattcacacaggaaaaaaatgggaaagaacGTGAATGGAGCTTTTGTTAGCGCTGTTAATCTTCTTGCTGCTGTTGTGGCATGAACGTCATGCTGCAGTATTGCAAATGGCCTGTTGGGGGAGGTGCAGCTCCACTAATCCTATGATTTACCTTTTACAGTGAGACTTCTGCTCTTGAAAGACAGGCTGGATACTTTGATTGGATACttaaaatcatagaatgtcaggattggaagggacctcaggaggtatctaatccaaccctctgctccaagcaggaccaattcccagacagtttttttaccccagttccctaaatggccccctcaaagactgaactcacaaccctgggtttagcaggcccaaaATCAGAGCTATCCACAGTTGTAATTATTGATAACAAATTTTCTGGAAGGGACGTTAGACCACGTGCTTCAAGGGCTTGAGACAATCTCTTAATTATGACAGATCAAGATGAGATCTACATgtggggcagattatcccacatcatCTACTGTGGGATTCTTAGACCTTCCTCTGACGAATCTGGACTGGCCCCTattggagacaagatactgggctagaaggatccagtctggcaattcctatgtttctgtTTTCCTACTAGGATTTTTGTAGTGCCTAATTGAAATACTACGGTCAATGGAGACTTTCAGTGCCAATTTAAGATCATTCTATTTCTGGTTACCTTTTTAGTGAGCAGCCAGATGCGGCCAAATTAGAACAATTGATAGCTGAATCAGAAACCACAATAACCTCTCTCCATCAGAAACAGCGTATGTTTAAAAGCGAGAAAGTTCATCTGACTAAGGTACTGGAGACCACCAAAAATACCCTTTCCAAGGCACAGGCAGAAAGCCATGCAGGTAACTGACTTTTCCTTTGCTTGGATAAATCAAAACAGATGTGCTGTCTTGAACTCTAGGCATTTCTGAAACAGGCACTGTCACCTTGAAACCTAGTCACTTTCAAAAAGTGAATTGAAAGTAGGTTCAAGCCTGGTGCCCATCCCTGAGTCCCTCGGTCAATTTCTGTGGTTTCATAatggcattttctttttaaaaataatttctctcccttgTTGCTGCCTGAAGGACTCCCACAAATGGACTCTTGGAAATTGCTGGTAACAACACTTAATCACACATCTaagtattcatttatttatttatttttttaaacttgaagtGTCCCCTTAATTTCGGTGGATAATAATAAAGATGCGCAGAGTTTGGATCCACATCAAAACTTCCCCAAAGATCTGAGGAGTTTGGATGTGATTAATAAACTTCTATATTGAGCTGCTATAGAAGAATCCTGTATGGATCCTTTCCTGATAGAACTTGAGAGTGATTCCTCCAAGGATCTCAACATATTTTGGAATAACAATAAAATGGTTTAAGGATTTCCTTGAGATAGTGGACTTAGCCAGATCCAGACAGGAAGGCCCAGTGAAGTTCTACATTTGGGTGTTAAAATTGATGGCAGACTACATCTTTGTCACTTCCTCTTCAAAGCCAGCGATGTGTGGTGTGCAAGATTGGCTGAGTCGGATGTACAAAGCAGTGGTTCATGATCTGGCCATGATGGTGTCTTCTCCAAAAGTCAAGGTCTGTCCCCAGCAAAGCAATTTTTGAAAAGACTGGCAACCTTGTACCCTCCCAGCTAGGGGCTTATTGATCCGTGGGTCAACTGAACTCAGACTCTTTTTTGAGCACACAGGGCTCTGCTTTCTGTACTCCTTCTCATGAAAGGTCTTGCTCTTAGTGTACAAGTCAGCCATGAGAGTCTTTGAATTGCCAGCCTTTATGGCTAATCACCTTTTACCATTTTCCACATAGGCAAAGTGTAGTTAGGCACTAGCCCAAGTTTCTGACCGAAATTATATTGACTTTTCATCTCTGTTTAAATCCCTATCTGTGATTTGCCCCAGAGACCCATAGGTGTCCTGAGGAGTCCGGATATGCATGTCAAGAGCCATTAGCTACTGATAATTTTTCAGTTTAGAAGGTAGAACAGGCTATTTGTGGCCATCGGAGAAAATCCAAAGATCAAGCCATTTCTGGGAGGAAAAGACACTGCATCCAGTCTTACTGTCAATTTAGGGCTCGTTCATCTAGGGAGATAATTGCTATCAAAGCAGCTACCCTTGGTGTGCAGCCTCCTGTGACATCATTAGGGCTGCTGCGTGGGATTCAGCTCACACCTTCATGAGTTGCTATTTTGTAATCTcagtaggggtgtgtgtggagctCTTGCCATTCCTTGAGTGGTTGTGACAGATGTCCTTCAGCCTCTTGCCAGAAAGGGTACCCAAGCCATGATGATTTCCAACTCTGTGCACTCTCCCATATTGCCTCAATGAACATTCCTCTACCCTAATTACTCTGATAGTAACTCCTACCAATTTGTCTGAAGAGGAAGGACCTAATGACTGGCTTTCATCTCCACAGCTGATCAGGAGCTGCTTCGCTTGCAGAAAGAATGTACTGAGCAAGCTAATGTGAAGTCTTTGGGGGATAATGAAGCCGACAGACAGCTGGATGCCTGCATCAGACAGCTGGGAGTGTTAAACCTCCTCGCTAGGAAGAAGTGAACGTCTGTCTCCAGCAGAGGATATGTGTTAGTCAGCAGACCTGAAGTTCTGAATTCCACTTGCAGGAGGTGTAGGCAAGTAGGTGGTGTGTGGCCACCAGTACACTGAGCCCCTGTTGGAGGAGTCATGGGAAAACACACCACCTGGAGCATAGCTGTACCAAGTTAAGCA carries:
- the LOC115660044 gene encoding uncharacterized protein LOC115660044 produces the protein MEKVQSYLTLDEDDLLSDLSSGDLEMLLSFLVGKVHEIEVRVSTEKDEIMRLETEIAQYVAERDNCLSLAAQIVHLHPVLEEEFKTQEQLQAVASELKRLKKDIAQDTSEQPDAAKLEQLIAESETTITSLHQKQRMFKSEKVHLTKVLETTKNTLSKAQAESHAADQELLRLQKECTEQANVKSLGDNEADRQLDACIRQLGVLNLLARKK